The Solea senegalensis isolate Sse05_10M linkage group LG11, IFAPA_SoseM_1, whole genome shotgun sequence genomic interval TAATGTCCGTCATaagtgaatttaaaaacaacaacactgctcaTTATAGGCCTCTGGCAGGCATGTAAACAGTAATCATGTTAGCTTTAAATAACCTGGTGCCAGAAGGTCAGTGCTTGAGATGATTCATCAGAGCGGTCAGAGACATCCTGGAATGATGAGTGCACCAGCAAAAGAGCAAAATTTCAAAAAATTTGGGGACGCATTATTTAACAATATTCAGTCTTATATATCCCACTATTTCCATCATGCAAGTAAAATAGCATGATCTTAACTGACCCTCTTGTTTTGCATGTTTGATTGTCATTGTATGAAATTTGGTTTCTCTTAGCAGCACAAGAGACTTGCTGTCTGTGAACCTCTGTGAAAactaaattacatttatatttaaaagtttactGTGTGTAGTCTGGATGAAGAAAACCTCATTTTAATATGCCACTCTTTATATTTGACCAAGACCTAGATCACTGCTGTCAAAATCAGAAATCAAAAACACATCGTTGATGTTACTTTACAGTTGCTCCAACCAAGAATAGAAATATATCAAATTAAGAAATTACAAAGCTGAAACACAGGTCAAAAATGGTGTAAATATAGATCAAAGTAAATTAACAGTTGAAAATGAACAGTATAGatgcatcatcatttccaccacatttatttcacttttactttcagttttgtattccatttattatttgtatttacttaTGTTGACACTTCCCATTGACATTATCTTCATGCCAAAAATACCTTTCACCactgaaacatgttttaccttTACACACAAATAGAATAGGATAGAATAAATCTTTATTGTCCACCGAGATGGAAAATAGTCTTTTGCTCACCAATTACAGATGACAAAACAATGCTGattacactaaaaacaagacGTGAAActacaataaaatcacattcaaataatttataataacaGTGAATTTTAAAGGAagagtaaaaatgaaaagtatttaatgttttgccatacaaaaaatatatttaatttattattctATAGATGTACTTGAAGCTTATCATAAGTGGATGTTTTCTGAATATCAAACATACAGAATATTATAGATAGAATAAAGGGCATAGGGAAATCCTTTAATGATCTGTGTGCTGTCTAATTGATTTGGACATGTTACTATTTCCATTTCTAATCCCTCATCATGTGACCCATAACAGACTTTCAGAGGGGATGTCTCAGTAACTGAGGAGTGAAATGTATACGTCTTGTAAACAAGACATATTATAGTTGTCTGTAATGTAAGGACTAATTTTTAGAGAAGAAGATAAGAAATTGTCTTTCACAATGGGTCAACGCCTGAGTGAGGACAACGACCAAGACAAGGAAATTGACGTGGCAGAGCTGCAGGAATGGTACAAGAAATTTGTTGTGGAATGCCCAAGTGGAACCCTCTTCATGCACGAGTTCAAGAGCTTTTTTGGTGTCACTGAAAACCAGGCGGCAGCCGATTACATCGAGAACATGTTTCGAGCTTTTGACAAGAATGGAGTGAGTACAGACTGCTGTCGTGTGGATGTACAAGATCATTTGTCTCATTGTATTATAGACACAACCTCAGTATCAGCGTCTGAAATTGAACACTTGCTGGTTTTTCTTAGTTGTCTCTGAAAATCCTTTGTGTCTTTGCCCTGGGAAATTGTATATATTACAATAgtaacaacatatttatgaaaGAGGACACACTaaacaacactgttgaacaattaatcaacaatgaaatgtaattaaaatgttctaTCTGGTGTATAACAATATAGAcattaaagcaggggtgtcaaactaatgATAGTTCATGCAGTAAAATAATAGTTTAATAATCCATAAACAACAAGGACTCCAAAATgatccctttgttttacatttaattaagtatctttttaccaaacatattatgaacaacctgaaatttctcgagaaaaataacaatattcaacaatattatggctgtttaccatttacacatgcaaTACATCTTActgatcacagtggatctaaaAAGCCACAAAACATATAGTGGAACACTGAAGAAATATAGTATTtgattagattctaatcataatgcaacattttcacaaattcatcctgcgggccggagtggaccctctggtgggccggttctggcccacgggccatacgtttgacacccctgcattaaAGGATCACATCAAACTGTCGCTACACAGCGTCTGAACTCTTTCTCCTGATGTTCACAGGACAACACCATCGATTTCCTGGAGTATGTGGCAGCGTTGAACTTAGTCCTGAGGGGTAAACTGGAACACAAACTTAAATGGACATTCAAAATGTACGACAAAGATGGAAGTGGGTGCATCGATAAAGTGGAGCTGCTGGAAATTGTGGAGGTAATATTAGTCGCTTTCATTTGACCTTGGAGGGCTTTAACACATTTTGAGGAATATATAAATGATCATGTTCCTAACATCCTTTTCCTGTCACCCTAAGTCTATTTATCGACTGAAGAAAGCCTGCCACGGTGAGCTGGATGAAGAGTGCAATCTCCTGACCCCAGATCAAGTGGTTGATCGGATATTTGAGCTGGTTGATGAAAATGGAGATGGTGAGTGTTtgtgaacgtttttttttttgttcatttaaaatggcAGCGTCCGACTGCTGTAGTGACCTTTTGGTGGTCAGGGTGATCAGCTGTGCAATGGCCCTTCTTCCTATCAAAGTTTCTGAATAGAGAAAtgtacagtgaaaaaaaaatctgtcccTCGTCACTCAGGGGAGCTGTCTCTGGACGAGTTCATCGACGGAGCCCGCAGGGACAAGTGGGTGATGAAGATGCTGCAGATGGATGTCAACCCTGGAGACTGGCTCTCCAACGAGCGGAGATAAACTTGAACTGAGAAAGAACTTCTAAGGCTGAGGGACACACTGTCAATCTGACACAAACTAAAACCGTGCTGGAACTCCGCGTGTATTGCAGACACATATCGTATTATGTGGAAGGAAACAGCACAGTAGTCACCGTGGTGTTGTAATAACAGTGCTGTGTAAGATTTTGCTTTATCATTTCCACAATGCTATATACTTTCTGTTTATTCATTATGGTTCACaattaaagtgacacaatgtaggaGTTCAACctttaaatgatgtttaaatGAGAACCACAATATTCTAATTTATGGCTGCGCAAACTAAAGCACACAAGTAATGAAGGTTTAATTATTCATACAAAAGAATAGAATACCAATtacagaagacaaaacaacactgattaTACTAAAAACAAACCTATAAACACCTGAAAGCACaatgaaaaaacattaaaataatctaaGCGCAGTTCAAGTGAATGTCTGTGGTTTGGTCACAAAGGATTTTTTGAAAACACCTTAGGCCATGCGGAcacactgtagcgcctcctggacTCAAACTTTCCGCTCTTGCTATGGGCTCAGAGGCTTTTGTGGTTTTCCAAGGATACAATcctgtttaatttaaattttcacTTGCAAGTTACAGTAAGTGACCAAAACGAGGCAGGGAAATGCAAAGTGAGGAgactctcagtgtgtgtgttatacacaATTGACCCCCAAGACAGCTCAATGTCTGCTGTGAATATCtcttaaaaacatacatttacattttttctggGTTAaattttccatccatccatctatccatcttctactgctttatcctccacatgagggttgcagggggcgctggtgccaataccagctgacatagagcgaaaggcggggtacaccgtggacaggtcaCCGTTCCATctcagggacacacagagacaaacaccgtcactctcacacctgcggtcaatttagagagtccagtttgcccaatccccaaatctgtatgtttttggactgtgggaccTTTctggttttttaaaaaataaaacaatgtaaccATATTTGTATAGAATGCTATAATATAGGCTATTGTACCTGctctgaagacatggttgtttgtacatcataaatacatattttacaacAGCTGTGACAAACAATACCGTTTCCCAACTGTGGGGGGAACCAGAAAACAAATCCTACAGTGTGTTACTTTAATTTAGCACGAATAGATTTGCATTTGTTGATCATTGCCTATATGACGTTGAAAGACTATCTGTATTTTATAGATGCTGCCTATAAGGCCCATGTCTATGTTTCTTTGTCATAAGTGAGTAAAAACAAGttattcaataaatgtttttacagcctcTACACTCACCCtccagtgtgttttcacattcagAGGATGATTAAAAATCATTTGGGTACGAATTAAAtgcatgtatttgtgttgttacaccttaatattgttatttataacATTATACATGATCCTTGCAGTGAATTTGATTATTCGCAACACCCTCATTCTTATCGTCATTGCTCAGCTCAACAGCAatcaaataaactaaaatacattttaaaaaaacaaaacaaaacacctacagtatgtgtgcatggTCTCTGAAGACaataagcaaaataaatatatgctAGTTTTACACTTTTTGGTGCTTGAAaaccacaaatattaaaatgcatAATACTAATATGGTGATCAATGAGGATGAATTTGCAAACTCCTATGATGTTTCTAACACATCATTATGGTTAGTGCTATGTTCCTCAATTTACCTTCGGTTCTGTTTTAATCTTATTGAAAAGCTATTTCAGGTATTCATACAAGGCAGACTGATTTGAGTGCTTCAAATATGTcatatgaatattaatatttaaaaaaaatattccaataACTGATATGTAATGTGACTTATCTTATAATTTCTATGGATATTTTGAtttgaatccttttttttattttacacccctacttttttaaaatacatgtcacttggttgtgtttttattctgcaaaGCACTTTGCATTGCCTTGTGTGAAAACtgctatatacagtaaataaagttCAATTgacagcccatggccaagtggaaagggaacttggcttgtaacacCAGGTCAAAATGGTTGGGGtactcctgagcaaggtacccaacccccagtGCTCCCCAggtgctcctaattctaggatgggtcaaatgcagagaaatcacatccctaaggggattaataaagtataggatttatttgatttgatttgataccataaattaattgaattaattgattaattttattgtacaatgtaatgtaatgtactttatttctataACCCTTTACAACAACCCACAGGTGACCAaggtgctttacaaaataaaagccaaagcatgaaaataccttgaataatgaaataatgccTGGGGCCCCCAAAATCCTTTGAAACACCATTGCCtggaaaaacaatattaatttcTTTTGATTGGATTTTGAAACCATGTGTTTTTAGAAAATCTATTTACCTTGTGGCGTCTATTATAACATTTGAAAGACTTTATGTTTTAGTGTTCAGTGTAATTCTGCATACTGTTTTGTGTGAAGTATTGTTATTACTCCAACAAGCTAGGTGGCAGTAGTGTGCCATAAGACGCGAAacggaggaagaagaaaaaccacCGAGGGAGAGAGCTTCTGTCAAAGCACTCATGCTAGAGTTTCACGAGCTACTTACTAACATAACTTCTTTACAGACACACCGAGTTTGTGTCCTTGTTGTGGACAATGTCCGGCGATGTTGAAGAGCCAGTCGCCACAGACGAACCTCGGGTAAAGCGAACACTTTAAAGACAACAGTGTGTTTCTGGTTTGATGTTTGTTTATGCACTTATTGTGGTTCTGGTTTGGTGTAACGCGTGCTCTTGCTCCCCCTGCCGGCCAGTCAGCAGAAAACACCTGGAGTCTCAACTATGTCACGGGGAATCTGTTCCTCGGTCCACAGGACGAGGCTTTGGCTCACTGCATCAGCGAGGACTGCCGCATGGGGGCAGGCATCGCTGTGCTGTTCAAGCGGAAGTTCGGGGGAGTAGCAGAGTTAAAGGAACAGAGTGAGTCAGCCgtattattaaatattcattaGGAGAGAGACGTGTCTTATTTTTGGTGGCACTGATTCCCCAGGCagtcttttaaaatgaatcatacaaAAAGCAAGTTAGTTCTTTGTTAGATTGTGTTTCATGACCGTCTTTGTGTCGATGCAGTagaaatcaaatcacaatttaaTTAGGCCAGTTTAATTAGTGGAACAGAAATAGGTGAGAGGACATTTATGTTTCTGAAAACAACATTCTGTAAAATGAGGTACAGCAATCAGCCAATTACCCCAAATGCTCAcctgtttgttctgtgtttgatgtatatatatttactttttgttACACTTAATTGAAATACATGTTAGATTCCATACAAGGGCTGAAtggttttgaataaatatctaactgtgattatttttgactaAAATTGCCATatgatttgcgatatcagagggagtggtgttttttttacataattattctcatattatcttttttgaataacatatttaaaaggatTGTTTTGTGATGCTTGAGCAGACctttgagaaacaaagatgttttcttcagtctgtagaatacaATGGGTATGGGTCAGGACAGTATTTTGactaaaatggtaatttgacacagattttggctttaagaaatattgagTTGAATTGAAGTATCATACCTAATATTACAAGTGAAAACTGGAGTATTCGTGTCCTACTTGGgattaaatgtgaaatgaattaACTACATTCAAATCTACACACTATATGTCTtcttattattagttttttaataaatatgttCAAATAATCTCCCCTTAACTCTGCATGAGTGTATATTTGTGGTGGTGCATGCACTTAACACAGAGTGAAACTACTCTGTCT includes:
- the guca1b gene encoding guanylyl cyclase-activating protein 2, with the translated sequence MGQRLSEDNDQDKEIDVAELQEWYKKFVVECPSGTLFMHEFKSFFGVTENQAAADYIENMFRAFDKNGDNTIDFLEYVAALNLVLRGKLEHKLKWTFKMYDKDGSGCIDKVELLEIVESIYRLKKACHGELDEECNLLTPDQVVDRIFELVDENGDGELSLDEFIDGARRDKWVMKMLQMDVNPGDWLSNERR